A window of the Verminephrobacter eiseniae EF01-2 genome harbors these coding sequences:
- a CDS encoding ABC transporter substrate-binding protein, with protein MLAGSAVGQTKTLYIGMNGGLMERTYTQHAFPAFEKQYGVRVVVVPGTSSDILAKARAHKERPQMHLMFLDDGIMVRAIGMGLCERQRPNPHLNDIHPAARFRDDLASGVSLTMTGLAYNTKMFADKGWAAPASWMDLADPKYKGRVVFQSLPSSTFGLHGFMMFNRIQGGNDKNVEPGFKAWGHTIGPNVLEYIANSAKISEMVQTGEAALFPLTPTAVVALKLKGIPVEYAQPKEGAVMLLTAQCVIAKNSEPELAQKLAEFLLGPQAQANALQFGAQIPTNPKVAASGESAALVARFNQWMGNAVTVDWDSINASRPAWNVRWNKTIER; from the coding sequence ATGCTCGCCGGCAGCGCCGTCGGGCAAACCAAAACCCTCTACATCGGCATGAACGGCGGCTTGATGGAGCGGACTTACACGCAGCACGCATTCCCGGCCTTTGAAAAGCAGTATGGGGTCCGGGTCGTGGTGGTGCCCGGCACCTCCTCCGACATCTTGGCCAAGGCCCGGGCCCACAAAGAGCGGCCGCAGATGCACCTGATGTTCCTGGACGACGGCATCATGGTGCGCGCCATCGGCATGGGCCTGTGCGAAAGGCAGCGCCCCAACCCGCACCTGAACGATATCCACCCGGCGGCCCGCTTCAGGGACGACCTGGCCAGCGGTGTGTCCCTGACCATGACGGGCCTGGCCTACAACACCAAGATGTTTGCTGACAAGGGCTGGGCCGCGCCCGCTTCGTGGATGGACCTTGCCGACCCCAAATACAAGGGCCGGGTGGTGTTCCAATCGCTGCCCTCGTCTACCTTCGGGCTGCATGGCTTCATGATGTTCAACCGCATACAGGGCGGCAACGACAAGAACGTGGAGCCCGGCTTCAAAGCCTGGGGCCACACCATAGGCCCGAATGTGTTGGAGTACATCGCCAACTCGGCCAAGATCTCCGAGATGGTGCAGACCGGCGAGGCCGCGCTGTTCCCGCTGACCCCCACCGCCGTCGTGGCGCTCAAGCTCAAGGGCATTCCGGTGGAGTACGCACAGCCCAAGGAGGGCGCGGTGATGCTGCTCACCGCACAATGCGTGATCGCCAAAAACAGCGAGCCCGAACTGGCGCAGAAGTTGGCCGAGTTTCTGCTCGGCCCGCAGGCCCAGGCCAATGCGCTACAGTTTGGCGCGCAGATTCCGACCAACCCCAAGGTCGCAGCCAGCGGCGAAAGCGCGGCGCTGGTGGCCCGGTTCAACCAATGGATGGGCAATGCCGTCACGGTGGACTGGGACAGCATCAACGCCAGCCGCCCGGCCTGGAATGTGCGCTGGAACAAGACCATCGAGCGTTGA
- a CDS encoding NAD(P)/FAD-dependent oxidoreductase — protein MSSSSRIIATDVAIVGGGIVGASAALALRRKGVDVLLLEHDLCGARASGVNYGGVRRQGRPLSQLPLAQRAHQIWADLPALIGTDGEYLRSGHFKIARSQADLQALESYQALSRDFDLGLELLSGASLRQRCPWLGSHALGGSLCPQDGQANPRLVSPALARAAQRAGARIHERTPLDEVLHDGRQFLLRSGRHLQVRAPVLLNCAGAWAGALAAQFGEAVPLRSGHPAMAVTEPLPMFLPWSLGVEGGSIYCRQAARGNLVLGGGSGLALDAERARSQRSAIAALAVQAIELLPALRNAHFIRTWSGTEGYLPDHQPVLCQSRRRPGLIHGFGFSGAGFQLGPAVGEVLAELACDGRSSTPIEAFAIERFAAHIPT, from the coding sequence ATGAGTAGCAGCAGCCGCATCATCGCCACCGATGTGGCCATCGTGGGCGGCGGCATCGTCGGCGCGTCGGCCGCGCTGGCGCTGCGCCGCAAGGGCGTGGACGTGTTGCTGCTGGAGCACGACCTGTGCGGCGCGCGCGCCAGCGGTGTGAACTATGGCGGCGTGCGGCGCCAGGGGCGCCCGCTGAGCCAACTGCCACTGGCGCAGCGCGCCCACCAGATCTGGGCCGATCTGCCGGCACTGATCGGCACCGATGGCGAATACCTGCGCAGCGGCCATTTCAAGATCGCGCGCAGCCAGGCCGATCTGCAAGCGCTGGAGAGCTACCAGGCCCTGAGCCGCGACTTCGACCTGGGGCTCGAACTGCTCTCGGGCGCCAGCCTGCGCCAGCGCTGCCCCTGGCTGGGCAGCCATGCGCTGGGCGGCTCGCTCTGCCCGCAGGACGGACAGGCCAACCCGCGCCTGGTGTCGCCCGCGCTGGCGCGGGCCGCGCAGCGGGCCGGGGCGCGAATCCACGAACGCACGCCGCTCGACGAAGTGCTGCACGACGGCCGGCAGTTCCTGCTGCGCTCAGGCCGGCATTTGCAGGTGCGCGCTCCGGTGCTGCTCAACTGCGCCGGCGCCTGGGCCGGCGCACTGGCCGCCCAATTTGGCGAAGCCGTGCCGTTGCGCTCGGGCCACCCGGCGATGGCAGTGACCGAGCCCCTGCCCATGTTCCTGCCGTGGAGCCTGGGCGTGGAGGGCGGCAGCATCTACTGCCGCCAGGCGGCACGCGGCAACCTGGTGCTCGGCGGCGGCTCGGGCCTGGCGCTCGACGCCGAGCGCGCGCGCTCGCAGCGCAGCGCCATCGCCGCGCTGGCCGTGCAGGCGATCGAACTGCTGCCGGCCCTGCGCAACGCGCATTTCATCCGCACCTGGAGCGGCACCGAGGGCTATCTGCCCGACCACCAGCCGGTGCTGTGCCAAAGCCGCCGCCGGCCCGGCCTGATCCATGGCTTTGGCTTTTCGGGCGCGGGCTTTCAGTTGGGCCCGGCCGTGGGCGAAGTGCTGGCCGAACTGGCCTGTGACGGCCGCAGCAGCACGCCCATCGAGGCATTTGCGATAGAACGGTTCGCTGCCCACATCCCCACCTGA
- a CDS encoding NAD(P)/FAD-dependent oxidoreductase, translating to MTSTTPLQAVIVGAGPAGIRAAQTLAAHGLRPVLIDEAARGGGQVYRRPPAHFQRPPRALYGSQAARATALHRTLDGLQAQIDYQSDSLVWNAEGGQLDLLHGPTQTTRTLRYGPLIVASGATDRVLPVPGWTLPGVYTLGAAQVALKFQGCAIGRNVVLMGTGPLLYLVACQYARCAGTRVAAVLDTARRADQLAAVPALLAEPAILARGLHCVAWLRAHGVPIHRGIRPVRVQGDARVSAVVWSDGAQQHRLACDAIGLGHGLRSETQLADLLDCRFVWSPAEHAHLPAHDAAGRSSVPGVYLAGDGAGIMGADAAECAGERAALALLADHGRAVDGARARQLERRLGQLRRVGQALARAFPLPADWAAQAPDALLLCRCENITAGQLRACARETGADEMNRLKALTRIGMGRCQGRICALAGAEILAQATGRPVEQVGRLRGQAPIKPIPLHLQTQQVADGTDAAAPPRDE from the coding sequence ATGACCTCGACAACGCCGCTGCAAGCCGTCATCGTGGGCGCCGGCCCCGCCGGCATCCGTGCGGCGCAGACGCTGGCAGCGCATGGCCTGCGGCCGGTGCTGATCGACGAGGCCGCGCGCGGCGGCGGGCAGGTGTACCGGCGCCCGCCGGCCCATTTCCAGCGCCCGCCCCGGGCGCTGTATGGCAGCCAGGCTGCGCGCGCCACGGCCCTGCACCGCACGCTCGACGGACTGCAAGCGCAGATCGACTACCAAAGCGACAGCCTGGTGTGGAACGCCGAAGGCGGCCAACTCGATCTGCTGCATGGCCCCACGCAAACCACGCGCACACTGCGTTACGGCCCGTTGATCGTGGCCAGCGGCGCCACCGACCGGGTGCTGCCCGTTCCCGGCTGGACGCTGCCCGGCGTGTACACGCTGGGCGCAGCGCAGGTGGCGCTGAAATTCCAGGGCTGCGCCATAGGCCGCAACGTGGTGCTGATGGGCACCGGGCCGCTGCTGTACCTGGTGGCCTGCCAATACGCGCGATGCGCCGGCACCCGGGTGGCTGCGGTGCTCGACACCGCCCGCCGGGCCGACCAACTTGCCGCCGTGCCCGCGCTGCTCGCAGAACCCGCCATCCTGGCCAGGGGCTTGCACTGTGTGGCTTGGCTGCGCGCGCATGGCGTGCCCATCCACAGGGGCATCCGCCCGGTGCGGGTGCAAGGCGATGCCCGGGTCAGTGCCGTGGTCTGGAGCGATGGCGCGCAGCAGCACCGCCTGGCCTGCGATGCCATCGGCCTGGGCCATGGGCTGCGCTCGGAAACCCAACTGGCCGACCTGCTGGACTGCCGCTTTGTCTGGTCACCGGCCGAGCACGCCCATTTGCCCGCGCACGATGCGGCCGGCCGCAGCAGCGTGCCCGGTGTCTACCTGGCCGGCGATGGCGCAGGCATCATGGGTGCGGACGCGGCGGAGTGCGCGGGCGAACGCGCAGCGCTGGCGCTGCTGGCCGACCATGGCCGGGCGGTGGACGGCGCGCGCGCCCGGCAGTTGGAGCGGCGCCTGGGCCAACTGCGCCGCGTCGGGCAGGCGCTCGCGCGTGCCTTTCCCCTGCCTGCCGACTGGGCTGCCCAGGCCCCCGACGCACTGCTGCTGTGCCGCTGCGAGAACATCACGGCGGGCCAATTGCGCGCCTGCGCACGCGAGACCGGGGCCGATGAAATGAACCGCCTCAAGGCCCTGACCCGCATCGGCATGGGCCGCTGCCAGGGACGCATCTGCGCTCTGGCGGGCGCCGAGATTCTGGCCCAGGCCACAGGCCGGCCGGTCGAGCAGGTGGGCCGCCTGCGCGGGCAGGCGCCGATCAAGCCGATTCCGCTCCATCTGCAGACGCAACAGGTCGCCGACGGCACTGATGCCGCAGCGCCGCCACGCGATGAGTAG
- a CDS encoding (2Fe-2S)-binding protein: MPPSRPLLQRVAEHERPPVPFTLDGQPALALAGDTVLTAILTHCAQLRRNEFSGQPRAGFCLIGACQDCWVQTDGGRRLRACTSFIAPGMALRTGATDAVAT, encoded by the coding sequence ATGCCCCCATCCCGCCCCTTGCTGCAGCGCGTGGCAGAGCACGAGCGCCCGCCCGTGCCCTTCACGCTGGACGGCCAGCCCGCTCTGGCCTTGGCCGGCGACACGGTGCTGACCGCCATCCTGACGCACTGCGCCCAATTGCGGCGCAATGAATTCAGTGGCCAGCCGCGCGCCGGCTTTTGCCTGATCGGCGCCTGCCAGGACTGCTGGGTGCAGACCGACGGCGGTCGGCGGTTGCGCGCCTGCACGAGCTTTATCGCGCCGGGCATGGCCCTGCGCACCGGTGCCACGGACGCAGTCGCCACATGA
- a CDS encoding ABC transporter permease, giving the protein MPKNGPIALAFNALVIAFMLAPLLGVCLVAFTPHDTLTLPTTGFSLRWFRAVFEHPDFVQSFWNSLWLALASATLATVLAVPAGIAMTRYMFPGRGWLNGLFLSPLIIPHLVLGVALLRLFALIDGTGHFGWLVLAHALIITPYTLRLVAAALVGFDRSAEHAALSLGASQATVFRRITLPMIAPGVTGGWMLAFINSFDEVTLSIFVTSPSTVTLPVRMYMYATESIDPLMAAVSALMVALTACAMVLLDRVYGLDRVLVGRQ; this is encoded by the coding sequence ATGCCAAAAAACGGCCCCATCGCCCTGGCGTTCAACGCCCTGGTCATCGCCTTCATGCTGGCGCCGCTGCTGGGGGTGTGCCTGGTGGCGTTCACGCCGCACGACACGCTCACCCTGCCGACCACCGGGTTCTCGTTGCGCTGGTTCCGGGCGGTGTTCGAGCACCCGGACTTCGTGCAGTCGTTCTGGAACAGCCTGTGGCTGGCCCTGGCCTCGGCCACATTGGCCACGGTGCTGGCCGTGCCTGCGGGCATTGCGATGACCCGCTACATGTTCCCGGGGCGCGGCTGGCTCAACGGTCTGTTCCTGTCGCCGCTGATCATCCCGCACCTGGTGCTGGGCGTAGCCCTGCTGCGCCTGTTTGCGCTCATCGATGGCACGGGCCACTTTGGCTGGCTGGTGCTGGCACATGCGCTCATCATCACGCCCTACACGCTGCGTCTGGTGGCGGCGGCATTGGTGGGCTTCGACCGCAGTGCCGAACATGCGGCGCTGTCGCTGGGCGCAAGCCAGGCCACGGTGTTCAGGCGCATCACGCTGCCGATGATCGCGCCGGGCGTGACCGGCGGCTGGATGCTGGCGTTCATCAACAGCTTCGATGAGGTGACGCTGTCGATCTTCGTCACCTCGCCCAGCACGGTGACGCTGCCGGTGCGCATGTACATGTACGCCACCGAGTCGATCGACCCGCTGATGGCCGCCGTGTCGGCCCTGATGGTGGCGCTGACGGCCTGTGCGATGGTGCTGCTCGACCGGGTGTACGGGCTCGACCGGGTGCTGGTCGGGCGGCAATGA
- a CDS encoding ABC transporter permease, with product MNLLHPRAVPWWLSGPALVLFAALLLVPLALTAVLSLNMFDPATGVKAGTFTLEHYAQVFTDGYYHAIFWRTFWMAALVTLICVLIGAPEAWILSRMGKPWRTILLLVVLAPLLVSVVVRAFGWSLLLGPEGLVNGALQRIGIGPVKMLYTEIAVVVALVHVMLPFMVIPVWTSLQKLDPGVENAALSLQATPLTTLRRIVLPQVLPGILSGSLIVFGLAASSFAIPGLLGGRRLKMVATVVYDEYLHALNWPLGAAIALTLLLANLVVMLSYHRLLEGHYKKALG from the coding sequence ATGAACCTGCTGCACCCGAGGGCCGTTCCCTGGTGGCTGTCCGGCCCGGCCCTGGTGCTGTTTGCCGCGCTGCTGCTGGTGCCGCTGGCGCTGACGGCGGTGCTGTCGTTGAACATGTTCGACCCGGCCACCGGGGTGAAGGCCGGCACGTTCACGCTGGAGCATTACGCCCAGGTGTTTACCGACGGGTACTACCACGCCATCTTCTGGCGCACCTTCTGGATGGCCGCTCTGGTCACGCTGATCTGCGTGCTCATCGGCGCGCCCGAGGCCTGGATTCTGAGCCGCATGGGCAAGCCCTGGCGCACCATCTTGCTGCTGGTGGTGCTGGCTCCGCTGCTGGTGTCGGTGGTGGTGCGGGCTTTTGGCTGGAGCCTGCTGCTGGGGCCCGAGGGGCTGGTCAACGGCGCGCTGCAGCGCATCGGTATCGGCCCCGTGAAGATGCTCTACACCGAGATCGCGGTCGTGGTGGCCTTGGTGCATGTGATGCTGCCGTTCATGGTGATTCCGGTGTGGACCTCGCTGCAAAAGCTCGACCCCGGGGTGGAGAACGCTGCGCTGTCGCTACAGGCCACGCCGCTGACCACGCTGCGCCGCATCGTGCTGCCGCAGGTGCTGCCCGGCATTTTGTCGGGCAGTCTGATCGTGTTTGGTCTGGCGGCCAGCTCGTTTGCCATTCCCGGTCTGCTCGGCGGGCGGCGCCTGAAGATGGTGGCCACCGTGGTGTACGACGAATACCTGCACGCGCTGAACTGGCCGCTGGGCGCCGCGATTGCGCTGACCTTGCTGCTGGCCAATCTGGTCGTGATGCTCAGCTACCACCGGCTGCTGGAAGGCCATTACAAAAAGGCACTGGGCTGA
- a CDS encoding ABC transporter ATP-binding protein: MSFLQLTDLSKFYGNACAVSAMNLAVEKGEFVSLLGPSGCGKTTTLQMVAGFVTVSSGRIALDGRDITHAKANTRGLGIVFQSYALFAHMTVADNVGFGLEMRKLPKAERRERTALALALVHLEQQAGRYPRELSGGQRQRVALARALVIEPAVLLLDEPLSNLDAKLREEMQFELRQIQRKVGTTTVMVTHDQSEAMSISDRVVVMQAGRATQIDHPQRVYEHPRTRFIATFVGKANLLPGTVGASAARTQVTVGPLTVEVAVQGPRFDPGAAVLLSVRPEKLQIVPVAQGRLDGAVCERFFLGSQWLYRVGSAVGELMVLAPNDGRNALHEGDRTGLDWPDHCMRLLPADDADLADGATEAAP, from the coding sequence ATGTCCTTCCTGCAACTGACCGACTTGAGCAAGTTCTACGGCAATGCCTGCGCCGTGTCGGCGATGAACCTGGCGGTGGAAAAAGGCGAGTTCGTCTCCCTGCTCGGGCCATCGGGCTGCGGCAAGACCACCACGCTGCAAATGGTGGCCGGCTTCGTGACCGTCAGCAGCGGGCGCATCGCACTCGATGGCCGCGACATCACCCATGCCAAGGCCAACACGCGTGGCCTGGGCATCGTGTTTCAGAGCTACGCGCTGTTTGCCCACATGACGGTGGCCGACAATGTGGGCTTCGGCCTGGAGATGCGCAAGCTGCCCAAGGCCGAGCGGCGCGAACGCACGGCCTTGGCGCTGGCGTTGGTGCATCTGGAGCAGCAGGCCGGTCGTTACCCGCGCGAGCTATCGGGCGGCCAGCGCCAGCGTGTGGCGCTGGCGCGCGCGCTGGTGATCGAGCCTGCGGTTTTGCTGCTGGACGAGCCCCTGTCCAACCTCGATGCCAAGCTGCGCGAGGAGATGCAGTTCGAGTTGCGCCAGATCCAGCGCAAGGTGGGCACGACCACGGTGATGGTCACGCATGACCAGAGCGAGGCCATGTCGATCAGCGACCGTGTGGTGGTGATGCAGGCCGGCCGCGCCACGCAGATCGACCACCCGCAGCGCGTGTACGAGCACCCGCGCACGCGCTTCATCGCCACCTTCGTGGGCAAGGCCAACCTGCTGCCCGGCACGGTCGGCGCCAGCGCTGCGCGCACGCAGGTGACGGTGGGCCCGCTCACCGTGGAGGTGGCCGTGCAAGGCCCGCGCTTCGACCCGGGCGCGGCGGTGCTGCTGAGCGTGCGGCCCGAGAAGCTGCAAATCGTGCCTGTCGCGCAAGGCCGGCTCGATGGCGCGGTGTGCGAACGTTTCTTCCTGGGCAGCCAGTGGCTCTACCGCGTGGGCAGCGCGGTGGGCGAGTTGATGGTGCTGGCGCCCAACGATGGCCGCAACGCCTTGCACGAGGGCGATCGCACCGGCCTGGACTGGCCCGACCACTGTATGCGCCTGCTGCCCGCCGATGATGCGGATCTGGCCGATGGGGCGACCGAGGCGGCGCCATGA
- a CDS encoding LacI family DNA-binding transcriptional regulator, translated as MPMTSPGNKHPTIDDVARKAAVSTATVSRVLNRPQAVSASLRSKVAAAVTRLGYVPHAGARALMLRRSGTVGAVFPTVDNAIFATAIDALGRRLAQSDIQLLIATSGYDVLGEMRQAINLVTRGADALVLCGLCQHPDLLHFIARRSLPCVHVMVHEPSGKHVNVGFDNAAAMAQATRYLIDLGHRRIAMLAGITQHNDRAMQRVEGVRRALQAAGLDFPEQRLVQRPYALADARAGLRQLMAQDPAPTAVVCGNDVLAFGALLEANSLGLKVPAELSIVGFDDLEMARHLQPALTTVRIPTQTMWSSAADRIVAAMGGQAFPRSTEIDVALVVRQSTAPVRSEKRGP; from the coding sequence ATGCCCATGACCTCACCCGGGAACAAGCACCCCACCATCGATGACGTGGCCCGCAAGGCGGCTGTTTCGACGGCCACGGTGTCGCGCGTGCTGAATCGGCCGCAGGCGGTCAGCGCGTCCTTGCGCAGCAAAGTGGCTGCGGCGGTGACGCGGCTGGGCTATGTGCCGCATGCCGGCGCGCGGGCATTGATGCTGCGGCGCTCCGGCACCGTCGGCGCGGTGTTTCCGACCGTGGACAACGCCATCTTTGCCACGGCCATCGATGCGCTCGGGCGGCGCCTGGCGCAGTCGGACATTCAGTTATTGATCGCCACCAGTGGCTACGATGTGTTGGGCGAAATGCGGCAGGCCATCAACCTGGTCACCCGGGGCGCCGATGCACTGGTGCTGTGCGGTCTTTGCCAGCATCCCGACTTGCTGCACTTCATCGCTCGGCGCAGCCTGCCCTGCGTGCATGTGATGGTGCATGAGCCGAGCGGCAAGCATGTCAATGTCGGCTTCGACAATGCCGCCGCCATGGCCCAGGCCACCCGCTACCTGATCGACTTGGGGCATCGCCGCATCGCCATGCTGGCCGGCATCACGCAGCACAACGACCGCGCCATGCAGCGCGTCGAAGGTGTGCGCCGGGCATTGCAGGCGGCGGGGCTGGATTTTCCGGAGCAACGGCTGGTGCAGCGGCCCTACGCCCTGGCCGATGCGCGCGCAGGTCTGCGCCAACTGATGGCGCAAGACCCGGCCCCCACGGCAGTGGTGTGCGGCAACGACGTGCTGGCGTTTGGCGCGCTGCTGGAGGCCAACAGCCTTGGCCTGAAAGTGCCCGCCGAGCTGTCGATCGTCGGTTTCGACGACCTCGAAATGGCGCGCCATTTGCAACCGGCCCTGACCACCGTGCGCATCCCCACGCAGACCATGTGGAGCAGCGCCGCCGACCGCATCGTGGCCGCCATGGGCGGGCAGGCGTTTCCCCGCAGCACGGAAATCGACGTGGCACTCGTGGTGCGCCAATCCACCGCGCCGGTGCGATCGGAAAAGCGCGGGCCATGA
- a CDS encoding ABC transporter permease, giving the protein MTLAKTFHPLAARGLERSSRIGAACLALGRGLLRVLVTLGALLLLWWGLTDAFGLVSGMRFPGPAQTLAAGQQILFDGYGNALWHEHALRSVRLVGLGFVVAATPGVLLGLAMGASRTVEALVNPVFLLLRPIPPLAWIPLAIVWLGLGDAAKVMVIFVAAFVPSVINSFSGVRQIDRPLLEASAMLRITGWRYWREVLIPGALPSIFTGLRLSLQASWTTLVAAELVGAVAGLGQILNQGAQDIHPPMILVGMISVALCGWLMTRALAWFETRAMPWRQP; this is encoded by the coding sequence GTGACCCTTGCGAAAACCTTTCATCCGCTTGCCGCCCGTGGCCTGGAGCGCAGTTCCCGCATCGGCGCGGCTTGTCTTGCGCTGGGCCGGGGGCTGCTGCGCGTGCTGGTGACGCTGGGCGCGCTGCTGCTGCTGTGGTGGGGTCTGACCGATGCTTTTGGTCTGGTGTCCGGCATGCGCTTTCCGGGGCCGGCCCAAACCCTGGCGGCCGGCCAGCAAATCCTTTTCGATGGCTACGGCAACGCGCTCTGGCATGAGCATGCGCTGCGCAGCGTGCGGCTGGTGGGCCTGGGCTTTGTCGTCGCCGCTACGCCGGGCGTGCTGCTGGGGCTGGCGATGGGTGCCAGCCGCACGGTGGAGGCATTGGTCAACCCCGTGTTCCTGTTGCTGCGCCCGATACCGCCGCTGGCCTGGATTCCGCTGGCCATCGTGTGGCTGGGTCTGGGCGATGCGGCGAAGGTCATGGTGATCTTCGTGGCCGCCTTCGTGCCTTCGGTGATCAACAGCTTCAGCGGCGTGCGCCAAATCGACCGCCCGCTGCTCGAAGCCAGCGCCATGCTGCGCATCACGGGTTGGCGCTACTGGCGCGAAGTGCTGATTCCCGGGGCGCTGCCGAGCATCTTCACCGGCTTGCGCTTGTCGCTGCAAGCGTCATGGACCACGCTGGTGGCGGCCGAGTTGGTCGGCGCCGTTGCGGGCCTGGGGCAAATCCTGAACCAGGGGGCGCAAGATATCCATCCGCCCATGATTCTGGTCGGGATGATCAGCGTGGCCTTGTGCGGCTGGCTGATGACGCGGGCCTTGGCCTGGTTCGAGACGCGGGCCATGCCCTGGAGGCAGCCGTGA
- a CDS encoding ABC transporter permease, with amino-acid sequence MLQPGLPAGRLGALSVAGASGFVCLWSAMALTGWVPRAFFPAPWDIIGRLVELTREPFAGHTLPVHLLSSLQRFAMGFVLALLTGIALGLLMAWFRWVDEIIGPVFEAVRFVAPIAWVPFAALWFGTGIGGPVLIIFMGALPPVLINTYRGARFVDRKYIEAARMLGAGPWRGITQVMLPAAVPAIVAGLRISAGLAWQSLVGAELIVASSGVGYLMVKGQAGLATATVMSAMLAIGLVGLVIDVLLRGLQQSIQTRRGR; translated from the coding sequence ATGCTGCAACCCGGTTTGCCTGCGGGGCGCCTGGGGGCCTTGAGCGTGGCGGGCGCCAGCGGCTTCGTCTGCCTGTGGTCTGCAATGGCCCTGACGGGATGGGTGCCACGCGCTTTTTTTCCTGCGCCCTGGGACATCATCGGGCGCTTGGTCGAACTGACCCGCGAGCCTTTTGCCGGCCATACGCTGCCAGTCCACCTGCTGTCGAGCTTGCAGCGTTTTGCCATGGGCTTCGTTTTGGCGCTGCTGACCGGCATTGCGCTGGGTCTGCTGATGGCCTGGTTTCGCTGGGTGGACGAGATCATCGGCCCGGTGTTCGAGGCCGTGCGGTTCGTTGCGCCGATTGCCTGGGTGCCATTTGCCGCGCTCTGGTTTGGCACCGGCATCGGCGGGCCGGTGCTGATCATTTTCATGGGCGCGCTGCCGCCGGTTTTGATCAATACCTATCGTGGCGCCAGGTTCGTCGACCGCAAGTACATCGAGGCCGCCCGCATGTTGGGCGCAGGGCCATGGCGCGGCATCACGCAGGTCATGCTGCCAGCGGCGGTGCCGGCCATCGTGGCGGGCCTGCGCATCTCGGCCGGCCTGGCCTGGCAGTCGCTCGTCGGCGCCGAGTTGATCGTGGCCTCCAGCGGCGTGGGCTATTTGATGGTCAAGGGGCAGGCCGGTCTTGCGACCGCCACGGTGATGAGCGCGATGCTGGCCATCGGCCTGGTCGGCCTGGTCATCGATGTGCTGCTGCGCGGCCTGCAGCAATCGATTCAGACCCGTCGCGGGCGGTAA
- a CDS encoding ABC transporter ATP-binding protein, whose product MATIQFNDVERTFRQGNRDVVALRGVNLQVGAREFVAIVGPSGCGKTTCMRMAAGLDQPTGGCVMVDSEVVTRPGPERAVVFQQFALFPWKTVWDNIGFGLHGLGIAAAERTKRIRQHIALMGLEGYEKAFPHQLSGGMQQRVAIARVYVLDPKVLLMDEPFGALDAQTRVVMQEELVRLTRRHPRTVLFITHAVEEAVYLADRVVVMTRRPGTVRDIIAIKPVREAEGWDALTRIEDVMEQPSFVQLRARIWKQLREPHDRGAH is encoded by the coding sequence ATGGCCACTATCCAATTCAATGATGTGGAGCGGACATTTCGCCAGGGCAACCGGGATGTGGTTGCGCTGCGGGGGGTCAACCTGCAGGTCGGTGCGCGCGAGTTCGTCGCCATCGTCGGGCCGTCGGGCTGTGGCAAAACCACTTGCATGCGCATGGCCGCCGGTCTCGATCAGCCCACGGGCGGCTGTGTGATGGTCGACAGCGAGGTGGTGACCCGCCCCGGCCCGGAGCGGGCGGTGGTGTTTCAGCAGTTTGCGCTCTTTCCCTGGAAGACCGTCTGGGACAACATCGGGTTCGGCCTGCATGGCCTGGGCATCGCGGCGGCCGAAAGAACGAAGCGCATCCGGCAGCACATTGCACTGATGGGCCTGGAGGGCTACGAAAAGGCCTTTCCCCACCAACTCTCGGGCGGCATGCAGCAGCGGGTGGCGATTGCCCGGGTCTACGTGCTCGACCCGAAGGTGTTGCTGATGGATGAACCCTTCGGCGCGCTCGACGCGCAGACCCGCGTCGTGATGCAAGAGGAGTTGGTGCGCCTGACGCGCCGCCATCCCCGCACCGTGCTTTTCATCACCCATGCGGTGGAAGAGGCTGTGTACCTGGCCGACCGCGTCGTGGTGATGACACGCCGCCCCGGCACGGTGCGGGACATCATCGCCATCAAGCCCGTTCGCGAGGCCGAGGGCTGGGACGCGCTGACGCGCATCGAGGACGTGATGGAGCAGCCCTCTTTCGTGCAGCTTCGCGCCCGGATATGGAAACAGTTGCGTGAGCCGCATGACCGGGGCGCGCACTGA